The genomic stretch ATGGACCATCAGCGAAAAGGACCGCCGCGAAGGAACCGAACGCAACGCCGGCTACGAAGCGGGCGTACCGATGCGCCGACGCGGCACCGATCAGGAGGTGGCGAACACCGTGGCGTTTCTCGCCTCGGATCTCGCGAGCTTCATCACGGGTGCGTTCGTGCCCGTCTGCGGTGGGCACGTGATGCCGACAATTTGAATCGGGCACCGGCCGATCGACTTGCGACCGATCGATCGAGTGCGCTGAGTGGCTTGCATGTCATGGCTGGGCATCGCCGCGCTCGCAGTCTTCTTGGCCGTCGTTTGCATCCTCGGGTGGATGTTGCGCCGACGCTACGTGTGCTTGCGGCGCAAGGACTGTTGCGGCCGAGGCTGCGGCTGCCTATTTCCGGTTCGCCGCGACAGGAGCTGAGTCCTCAACGCATCCGCGGTTGCGCCGGGGCTCGCAGCACGACCATGGCGACTCCCGCGACGACGAGCGCGCTCGCGAGATAAAAAATCGGCCTCGGCACCTCGTCGAACAACAGCCACGCGAGCGCGCCGGCGAACACGAATTGGCCGACGTTGCACAGACTCACGACCTGCCCACGGAGGTGCCGCATGCTGAGGTTGAGCAGCGAGTGCCCCACGATCGTCGGCACCACGGCCAGCCCGGCGATCAACATCCACTCGCGAGTCGAAGCGAATTCGAATCGCCCGATCCACGGGAGTGAAACGACCAGGCAGACGGCTCCGGCAACCGCGTAAACGGGGACGACGTAGAGCCAGAGCGTGGGAAAGTCGCGATTGCGACGTCCGAGCGCCAGATACCATGCGAAAAGCAGCATCGAGCCGAAGCAGACCACGTTTCCCCACACGTCGCCACCCGGGACGAACGCATCACGCGCGCCCAGCAGCAGCACGCCGCAGAGTGCGAGCACGGTGCCGGAGATCTCCCGAGGCGTGATCCGTTCGCCCACGAGGGCGTGCAAAAAGAAGGGGAGCGCCACCGGTGCGAGATTCACCACGAGGCTCGCTTGAGCGGACAGCGTCATGCGCGCACCGAAGCCCCAGGAGACGAAGTGTGCCGCGAGCACGAATGCCGGCCAGACGATGCGTTGTGCATGCACAACGGTGAACTTTCCCGGCAGTTTCCGATGGTCGCGCCACGCCAAAGGAGCGAGCAACACGGCAGCGATCAGGAGGCGCAACGCCCCCAGCAAGGTAGGGTGCGTCGTGCTGACCTTGATCAGAATCGCGGCAGTGGAACACGCGAACACCGCGAACAACAGCATTGCGTATCGCCCGAGCATTGCGGGCGGATGCTGTGCCCGCCCGACCGGCAGTCGAGAGCCGATTCTCGGCCGCTCCTGTGGAGATACGACCCTGAATGCAGGAAACGAGATATCGGCCAAATGCAAAGGTGGTTTTGACAAGTAGTCGGCACGTGTTTGGCTGCACGACCGACAGCGCCACCCCGACGGCCAAATCTCGAACAATCGTGGGAACCATAGAGAAATTCGCCCGTCAGAACGAGGCAGACCGTATGTCCTCCAAAGCGCAGGAAGTGGCGATCGACCGTATTCTCGTAGACCGTTTCAGGGCAGGCGACTCCAGCGCCTTCGATGAAATGGTGCATCGCTATTGGGATCGCATCTACGCGATGGTCAGTCAGCTGCTCCGCAACCAGCAGGACGCGGAGGAAGTCACCCAAGACGCGTTCATCCGGGCACACCGGGGCCTGACGCATTTTCGGGGCGAATCTTCCTTCTCGACTTGGCTTTACCAGATCGCGACCAATCTCGCTCGCAACCGCTACTGGTACTGGTGGCGCCGCAAGCGGGACAAATCGCTTTCGTTCGACGCTCCCGTCTCGGCCGACTGCGAGACGACGCTCGCCGAGGTCATACCCGCCGAGGTGATCACACCCGAAGACGCCACCGTCACGCAAGAGTTCGTCGACCGCGTCGCCTCCGGAATGGAGATGTTGAGCGAGAAACACCGCGAGATCCTCATTCTGCGGAATGTCCAGAACTTGGCCTACGAGGAGATCGCCGAGATCCTCAGTATCAGTGTGGGCACGGTGAAGAGTAGGATAGCCCGTGCTCGTGAGAGC from Opitutales bacterium ASA1 encodes the following:
- a CDS encoding DMT family transporter, whose protein sequence is MLLFAVFACSTAAILIKVSTTHPTLLGALRLLIAAVLLAPLAWRDHRKLPGKFTVVHAQRIVWPAFVLAAHFVSWGFGARMTLSAQASLVVNLAPVALPFFLHALVGERITPREISGTVLALCGVLLLGARDAFVPGGDVWGNVVCFGSMLLFAWYLALGRRNRDFPTLWLYVVPVYAVAGAVCLVVSLPWIGRFEFASTREWMLIAGLAVVPTIVGHSLLNLSMRHLRGQVVSLCNVGQFVFAGALAWLLFDEVPRPIFYLASALVVAGVAMVVLRAPAQPRMR
- the rpoE_3 gene encoding RNA polymerase sigma factor RpoE gives rise to the protein MSSKAQEVAIDRILVDRFRAGDSSAFDEMVHRYWDRIYAMVSQLLRNQQDAEEVTQDAFIRAHRGLTHFRGESSFSTWLYQIATNLARNRYWYWWRRKRDKSLSFDAPVSADCETTLAEVIPAEVITPEDATVTQEFVDRVASGMEMLSEKHREILILRNVQNLAYEEIAEILSISVGTVKSRIARARESLREKLGGETL